From Mycobacteriales bacterium:
AGCCGACGGTGACAGCGACGTCCTTCGCCGCGACGATGGAATGGCACGACCACAGCTCGGAGATGGACGCCTTCATCGAGCGGAGCTTCGACGCCTGGTTGTACTTCGACAACAACGGCCCGCGAGAGGTCGGCTTCGCCATTCCTCTCGAAAAGCTGTCCACGCAGGCCGTCGCCCCCCATGTCGTCGGCGACTTCGGGCAAGGTCTCGCGGCAGATACCCGGGACGACGACCTGCTCCTGCGGTTCCGGTACTACGCCGCAGACGCCGAGCAAGCAAATCTGTACATGACCGGTCTGGGATGGCTGCAACACATCCTCCCGGTTCGCGAGGAGTTGCTCTCAGGCACGACGGAGGCACTGGAACTGGGTCGGCTCATCGGGTTGGGCGGTAACCAGTTCAAGCTCGACCCGGACATGCCTGCCGAGTACGGGCTGTCGAGAGCGTCCCGAATCCTGGCCGCCTACCTGCTCATCGAGCCTGAAGATCTTGAACGCTGGTCAACCGAACGTGCCGGAACCCGTCGTGATGAACTGCCGTCCGGCTGGCTGTCCGGCCGTGTCGACCTCACGCCCGTGGCCCGGTGGGAGTTCGCTGCCGCAGATCCGCGCAAGTCGTTCCAGATCCGGCTCGGTCGTCTACCCGACGGCTGCGACCACGGCAGTTGGTATGTGGCGTCCACCGAGCCTCGCGGCAAGTCCCTGGCATTTCACACGGAGAGTGAGGCCCGCCAGGGCTACCACGACGAGGCGCTGCGGCTGCAGCGGCTCAACGGCCCCGGTCGATGGCAGCAGCTGATTCCGGACTGAACCAGGCCATCCGCGGAACTCGGCGCTGCCCTGGACCGGGCGGCGGCCCGGGCGGCCGGGCGGGGCTTCGCCGCGGTGACGGTGGCGTCCGCCTGGCGTTGAGCGCGGGTGACGTCCTGCCGAGATGCCATCCGGCCGGTCCTATCGAACTCGGACGGAACTTCTCGCCGCCCGCGAGGGGCATTCAGCGTCGGGGCGGTCGCCGGTACAACTGCCGCAGTCGGGACGGGGAAACTCGTATATAGTGTACGAATGGATTCGGGGCACCGTTGCATAGTCGGTGACGACTGCAGGCCTGGATCCGGGGTGGGACCGATGCGACGTGCAGGATCACAATGAAGCCTTCGACCGTTCATGGCATCGACCGCCCGAAGGCCGCGAGCGTCGCGGCGGCCGACTACATCCGTCGGGAGATCTTCACCGGCAACTATGCGCCTGATACCAAGGTCCCGCAGGACCAGGTCGCGCTCGCCCTGGACATCAGCCGCATCCCGGTCCGGGAGGCCTTGGTCACCCTGCACGGTGAAGGCTATGTCCGGCTGGAGGCGAACCGCGGCGCAGTGGTCGTCCCGTTCTACGCGGAGGACCTCCGCAGCTTCTTCAAGATGCGCGGCTTCTCTCTCGCCCTCGCCGCGCAGCAATGTGCGCGAATGGGCGACGCCAGCCTGCTCGGCAGTCTGCGGATTCTGGTGGCTCTTGCGGACACGAGCGACTCGGCGGACGAATTCAGCATTCACAGCGAGGCCTTCGGCAAGCAACTCGCCGACTTCGGAGGCTCACCTCGGTTGCGCGCCGCCATCGCCCGCTTCCGCAACATCGTCCCCGGCAACTTCTTTGCCGAGGTGGCCGGGACGCGCGAGATCGAGTCGGTGTGCATGCACCGGGTCACCGACGCGATCGAACAGCAGGACGTGGACGCGATCATTCCCAGCTATGCCGAGCGCGCCCATGAACACGCCGAGCGCCTCATCGCGCTGCTGGCCGAGCGCGGCCAGCTCTATGAGCTTGACCTGGGTCAGCCGGCCAGCACGCGCACCGGTCGGCCGTCGAGCCAGCCGACGATGTCCGCTACCACCTCCCGGAAGTAGACCGCATAGCTCTGCTCGGTGACGTAGCCGAGGTGCGGCGTCGCGATCACGTTCGGCAGGTCGCGCAGGATGTGCCCGGCCGGCAGCGGCTCGGCGTCGAACACGTCCAGCGCCGCTCCGGCGATCACGCCGTCGCGCAGCGCCGCCAGCAACGCGGCCTCGTCGACGATCGGCCCCCGCGACGTGTTGATCAGGAACCCTCTCGGCCCCAGCGACGCCAGCTCCGCGGTGCCGACGAGACCGCGCGTCCGGTCGGACAGTGTCATGTGGACGGTCACAGCGTCGGAGCGGCGGAACAGCTCGTCCTTCTCCACCCATTCGGCCCCCGCGGCGGCCGCTCGCTGCGGAGTGAGGTGCTGGCTCCAGGCCAGCGCATGCATCCCGAAGGCGCGTGCGTATCCGGCGACCTGGGTGCCGATCTTCCCGAGCCCGAGGATGCCGATCGTGCCGCCGGCGAGCTCGCGGCCGAGGCCGAGTTGCCACCCGCCTCGGGCGACCCCCGCGGTCTCGGCCGGCAGTTGCCGGGCCAGCGCGATCAGCAGCCCCCAGGCCAGCTCGCCGGTCCCGGCGCCGGACCCGCCGGTGCCACAGACCAGCATGTTCCGCGCCCGCGCGGCATCGAGGTCGATCGCGGCGTTGCGCATGCCGGTGGTCACCAGCAGGCGCAGTCTCGGCAGCCGGGCCAGGATCCCGGCCGGGAGCGGGGTGCGCTCCCGCATCGCGACGACGACGTCCGCCTCGGCCAGCGCCGCCACCAGCGTGTCCGGATCGGCCAGATGGTCGTGCCATACGTCGAGCTCGACCCGTCCGGACAGCGGCGACCAGTCCGCGCTGTCCCGGGCGACCTTCTGGTAGTCGTCCAGGACGACGACGCGAGGCAGCACTCCGACCCCTTCTCCACGGTCCACTTCGGACATCCCGTCGGCGTCAGGCATCCGGGACGCCCGGCGGCGCCAGCGCCTGCCAGGTGCCGACCAGGGACGCCCAGCCGTCTGCGGCCCCGGTCAGGACCGGAGCGAGCACCGGCAGGTCGACGCCGGCGGCCCGGAAGTCCGCGACCACGGCGTGGGCCCGAGCGGCGGTGCCTATGCCGGCGAGCCGGTCGAGCATGTCCGCCGACACCGCCGCCGGATCCTGGCCGAAGTCGGTGCCGGGCCGGAACCCGCAGTTCTCGAAGCTGCGCCGATAGGCCCGCAGCCCGCCGTAGGCGACGACCTGGCGCGCCAGCTGGGACCGGGCGGCGTCCGCCTGTTCAGTCACGCTCACCGGCACGTAGGCGGCGACGGCGAGCGCGGCCGGATCGCGACCGGCCCGGCCTGCCGCCGCCCGCGCCGTCGCGGTCAGCGTCGCCGCCCGCTCCGGCGTCACCCAGTTGAGGATCATGCCGTCCGCGCACTCGCCGGCCACCGCGGCCAGCTCCTTGGACAGCGCCGCCAGCACGATCGGCGGTCGCGCCGCGAGGTGTACGCCGTGCAGCCGATCGGCCGGCGGGGCCGACCGGTCCAGCATCACCCGGACGGCTCTCACGGCCGCGGCCAGCTCCGGCGCGGTGGGCGGAACCCGGACCGTACGTCCGCCGGCGGCCGTCTCCGGGTGGCCCACGCCGACCCCGAGCACGAACCGGCCACCGCAGGCCTCGGCCGCTGTGGCCGCCTGCATCCCCAGCAGGATCGGGTCGCGCAACGCCAGCGACGCCACCCCGGATGCGACGGTGATCCGCTCGGTCCGCTGTCCGATCACCGCACACAGCACGATCGCGTCCCGGCCGGCCGCCTCGGGAACCCAGACGCTGTCGTAACCGAGTGCCTCCAGCAGCGCGGCCTGGTCCAGTACGTCCGCGAGCGGTGCCCGGGCGCTGACGACCGAGCCGAGCATCAGCGCCGTCCCAGCGCCGCGGCCACCGCGGCCCGGCGCTCGACGGCCAGGCCGAGCGCGGCCGGCCCGTCGACACCGGCGCGCAGGGCGCGCTTGGCGGCGATCGCGAGCGGCCGGGGCAGCGCGGCCAGCTGGGCGGCCAGCGCCGCGGCGGCCTTCTCCGGCTCGGGGTCGAGGCGGTGCACCAGCCCGAGCTCGACGGCCTCGGCGCCGTCGATGACCCGGCCGGTGCAGATGAGCTCCAGCGCGACCGCGCGGCCCACCGTCCGCACCAGCGACTGGGTCCCGGCCGCGCCGGGAAGCATGCCCAGCCGCGCCTCCGGCAGACTGAACCGGGTGTCCGGGTCCGCCACCCGGATGTCCGCGAGCAGCGCCAGCTCGAACCCGGACCCGTACGCGTAGCCGCGCATCGCCACGACGATCGGCAATGGGAACTCCCACAACGCCCGCCAGACGTTGCGCCTGGCCCGGATCCAGCGCTTGCGCACGACCGTGCCGGGCGCCCGGAACTCGGCGAGGTCGGCGCCGGCGGAGAAGTTCGAACCCTCCGCGGTGACGAGCACAGCGCCCACGTCCGGATGCTCGCGGCAGAGCGCGAGCCGCTCGATCAGGCTGTCCCGCATGGCCAGGTCGAATGCGTTGACCTTGGTCTCGCCGGCCAGTGTCAGCCGCATCACCCGGCCGGCATCGCCGTCCGCGGCTTCCAGCTCGGCCCGGATCGTCCCCATTGCGCCTACCGGCCCCGGAACGACGGCCGCCGGCGCGCGAAGAACGCGCTGAGCCCCTCGTCCCGGTCCTCGGTCAGCTGCAGGAAGGAGTTCAGGTCGGCCTCCAGCTGCATCCCGGCAGCCATGTCCAGCTCGGCGCCGCCGAGCACCGCCTCCTTGACGAATCGCAGCGCCAGCGGGGCGGCGGAATCCAGCGTGGCGCAGACCGCCTCGACCTCGGCCGCCGGATCGGCCGCGACCCGGGTGACCAGTCCGGACCGGATCGCGGCCGCGGCGTCGAGCCGATCGCCGAGCAGCAGCATGCCGCCCGCGGCGGTGACCCCGATCAGACGCGGCAGCCGCTGCGTCCCACCCCAGCACGGCAGGGCGCCGCCGTACACGTCCGCCAGGGCGAAGGTGGCGTCGGGCGCGGCGATGCGGATGTCGCCGGCCAGCGCGAGCTCGAGGCCACCGGAGTGGACCGCGCCGCGCAGCCGGAACACCACCGGCACGCCGACGGCCGCGACGGCCTCGGCCGGCTGGACGGACAGCCGGGCCGAGGCCAGTCCGGCGTCCAGACCCGTGCAGAAGTCCGGTCCACGCGCCCCGACGACCACGACGCGGACGGTGTCGTCGTCGACCACGTCGGTCAGTGCGGCGATCAGCTCGTCCACTGTGGACCGGGTCAGCCGGCCGCCGGGCAGGTCGAGCTCGACCCGTCCGCCGGTGCGCGTGACCTCCACCTCGCGTCCTGCCATGCTGCCTCCCTCTCGTCCCGCTAGGCCGTCAGTGCCCGCCGCAACAGCTTGCCGGTCGTGGTGCGCGGCAACTCTTCCACCACGACCAGCCGCTCCGGCCGCTTGTTCCGGGTCAGCCCGGCGCAGGCGGCGACCGCGTCCCCCAGCCCGAAGTCCGTACCGGGGTCGCGCAGGACCACGAAGGCGGCGACGATCTCGCCCCAGGACTCGTCCGGCAGCCCGACGACCGCACAGTCGGCGACCCGGGAGTCGCCGAGCACGGCGTTCTCGACCTCCAGCGGGGAGATGTTCTCCCCGCCGCGGATGATGAGGTCGGACTGGCGTCCGGTGATGAACAGGTAGCCCCGCTGGTCCAGGTGACCCAGGTCGCCGGTGACGAGCCGGGTCTCGGCCGGGGACGCCGCGGCCCGCTCCCCCGCCGTCCAGTACGTCTGGACGTTGCGGCGGGAGACGATCGCGATCAGCCCGGCCCGGTCAGGACCCAGCGGGGCGCCGTCCGGGTCGAGGATCTCGATCCGGACATCGGGGACCGGCCGGCCGGCGGATCGGACCAGCTCGGCGTCCTGGGGCGTCCGGGCGGCCATGAACCGGCGATGGTCGTCCTCGTCGAGCACGGCGACGGTCGAGGTCGACTCGCTCAGGCCGTACGCGCCGCTGAAGCCCACCTCGGGCGGGAAGGCGGCCACGACCCGGTGCAGCAGCGTCGGCGGCATCGGCGCCGCGCCGTAGGAGATCGAGCGCAGGCTGGACAGGTCGGCCCTGGCGAACGCCGCCGAGTCCAGCAGCTTCGCCAGCATCGTGGGCACCAGGAACGCGTGCGTCACCCGGTGCCTGGCCACCAGCGCCAGCCACTCGGCCGGCTCGAAGCGCGGCTCCAGCACGACCGTGCGGCCGCCGTAGAGCGACGCGAGCAGGGTGCTGATGCCGGCGACGTGGAAGAGCGGTACGGACAGCAGGGTGCGCCCGACGTCCGTGCCGTCGGCCGCGTCGGTGCGGGCCAGGACGTACTCGGTGAGCGCGCCGTGGGAGAGGGCGACGCCCTTCGCCCGCGCGGTCGTGCCGCTGGTGTAGATGAGGACCGCCGGGTCCGCCTCCTCGGTCGCCACGGTCACCTCGAGCCCCCGCGACGGCGCCGATGCCTCGATCTCGGCCAGCCGGTCCAGCGTCACCACCGGTACGCCGAGCGTCGCCGCGACGTCCGCCGCGCCCGGCGCGGCCCCGGTGTCGAGCACCAGCAGGCGGACCGCGGAATCGACGAGGAGGTGACGCAGGTCCTCGGGGCCGGCCCGGTAGTTCAGCGCCGCCAGGCAGGCACCGATCGCCGCCGACCCCATCGCCGCCGAGACGAAAGGCAGGTGGTTGGCACCGAGATAGCCGACCACGTCCCCGCGGCCGATCCCCGACGCGGTCAGGAACTCGGCCGTCGCCGCGGCCCGCGACGCCAGCTCGGCGTAGCTCAGCGACCGCCCGCCCTCGACCACGGCCGGATAGTCGCCCGCCAGCAACGACGGCAGCTCCAGCAGCGTCGCGATGTTCATCAATCCTCCGGTGTGTCCACTGTGGTCAGTCCGAGGACGGCAGCTTCTTCGCCTCGTCCAGCTCCATCGGCTGCCCGCAGCAGGTCAGCACCCCGACGTCGGTCGCGACGATCACCAGGCACTGACTCCCGCAGTTCGCACAGGTCATTCGCTTGCCCAGCTCGTACATCGGCGCTCCCCGTCTACTTCGGAGCCATCGGCGTGCCGCAGCACAGCACCTGGCCGTCGCCGCCCCGGGTGACCACGACCTCCCCGTTGCACTGCGCGCACTTCACCCGCGCGCCGGTCTTGTTCGCCATGCTCAGCTCCCGTCCACTCGCCAGCCGGCCAGCACCGACCGGACGTCCGCATCATCCGTCAGCAGCGCGTCGAACAGCGCCCGCGCGCCGTCCGGCGTGCCGCCGGCGAACCCGATGTCCGCCACGAACTTCGTCTCCACCGTCCGCCACAACTCGCCCGGGCCGAAGTCGTCCCGGCGGCCGTGGCCGACACCGTCGACGACCACCAGCGGCTCGTCCGGACCGGCCGGCAGGTCCTCGATCCGGACCGTTGCCGCCACCTTCTGCACCAGCACGTCGTCGAGGACGGGCCGGTCCAGCGTGGCCAGGCCGACGTCGCCGTGGACGAGGCCGAGCGCGACGAGGAACGGCACGCTGTACTTGGCGTCCTGCAGGGTCGCCGGGTTCGCCCGCTGCGCCGGCGGCTCGCAGAGTGGTCGCGACCGGGCGTCGACCCGGATCGTCACCGCCGCGGCCAGCGGGTCGCCCGGCAACCGCCCCCGGTCCAGCACCCCGGCCACGTACGGGTGCGAGATCCGGCAGCAGGGCCAGCGCTTCACCTCCGCGTCCAGCAGCCGCCAGCCGGAGCCGGTCAGCAGCGCGGCGCCGTCCGCGGTCAGCGGCGATCCGAGGTAGATCCGGAACAGC
This genomic window contains:
- a CDS encoding GntR family transcriptional regulator, whose translation is MKPSTVHGIDRPKAASVAAADYIRREIFTGNYAPDTKVPQDQVALALDISRIPVREALVTLHGEGYVRLEANRGAVVVPFYAEDLRSFFKMRGFSLALAAQQCARMGDASLLGSLRILVALADTSDSADEFSIHSEAFGKQLADFGGSPRLRAAIARFRNIVPGNFFAEVAGTREIESVCMHRVTDAIEQQDVDAIIPSYAERAHEHAERLIALLAERGQLYELDLGQPASTRTGRPSSQPTMSATTSRK
- a CDS encoding D-2-hydroxyacid dehydrogenase family protein, which codes for MPRVVVLDDYQKVARDSADWSPLSGRVELDVWHDHLADPDTLVAALAEADVVVAMRERTPLPAGILARLPRLRLLVTTGMRNAAIDLDAARARNMLVCGTGGSGAGTGELAWGLLIALARQLPAETAGVARGGWQLGLGRELAGGTIGILGLGKIGTQVAGYARAFGMHALAWSQHLTPQRAAAAGAEWVEKDELFRRSDAVTVHMTLSDRTRGLVGTAELASLGPRGFLINTSRGPIVDEAALLAALRDGVIAGAALDVFDAEPLPAGHILRDLPNVIATPHLGYVTEQSYAVYFREVVADIVGWLDGRPVRVLAG
- a CDS encoding LLM class flavin-dependent oxidoreductase, giving the protein MLGSVVSARAPLADVLDQAALLEALGYDSVWVPEAAGRDAIVLCAVIGQRTERITVASGVASLALRDPILLGMQAATAAEACGGRFVLGVGVGHPETAAGGRTVRVPPTAPELAAAVRAVRVMLDRSAPPADRLHGVHLAARPPIVLAALSKELAAVAGECADGMILNWVTPERAATLTATARAAAGRAGRDPAALAVAAYVPVSVTEQADAARSQLARQVVAYGGLRAYRRSFENCGFRPGTDFGQDPAAVSADMLDRLAGIGTAARAHAVVADFRAAGVDLPVLAPVLTGAADGWASLVGTWQALAPPGVPDA
- a CDS encoding enoyl-CoA hydratase/isomerase family protein, which translates into the protein MGTIRAELEAADGDAGRVMRLTLAGETKVNAFDLAMRDSLIERLALCREHPDVGAVLVTAEGSNFSAGADLAEFRAPGTVVRKRWIRARRNVWRALWEFPLPIVVAMRGYAYGSGFELALLADIRVADPDTRFSLPEARLGMLPGAAGTQSLVRTVGRAVALELICTGRVIDGAEAVELGLVHRLDPEPEKAAAALAAQLAALPRPLAIAAKRALRAGVDGPAALGLAVERRAAVAAALGRR
- a CDS encoding enoyl-CoA hydratase-related protein, whose translation is MAGREVEVTRTGGRVELDLPGGRLTRSTVDELIAALTDVVDDDTVRVVVVGARGPDFCTGLDAGLASARLSVQPAEAVAAVGVPVVFRLRGAVHSGGLELALAGDIRIAAPDATFALADVYGGALPCWGGTQRLPRLIGVTAAGGMLLLGDRLDAAAAIRSGLVTRVAADPAAEVEAVCATLDSAAPLALRFVKEAVLGGAELDMAAGMQLEADLNSFLQLTEDRDEGLSAFFARRRPSFRGR
- a CDS encoding AMP-binding protein, whose amino-acid sequence is MNIATLLELPSLLAGDYPAVVEGGRSLSYAELASRAAATAEFLTASGIGRGDVVGYLGANHLPFVSAAMGSAAIGACLAALNYRAGPEDLRHLLVDSAVRLLVLDTGAAPGAADVAATLGVPVVTLDRLAEIEASAPSRGLEVTVATEEADPAVLIYTSGTTARAKGVALSHGALTEYVLARTDAADGTDVGRTLLSVPLFHVAGISTLLASLYGGRTVVLEPRFEPAEWLALVARHRVTHAFLVPTMLAKLLDSAAFARADLSSLRSISYGAAPMPPTLLHRVVAAFPPEVGFSGAYGLSESTSTVAVLDEDDHRRFMAARTPQDAELVRSAGRPVPDVRIEILDPDGAPLGPDRAGLIAIVSRRNVQTYWTAGERAAASPAETRLVTGDLGHLDQRGYLFITGRQSDLIIRGGENISPLEVENAVLGDSRVADCAVVGLPDESWGEIVAAFVVLRDPGTDFGLGDAVAACAGLTRNKRPERLVVVEELPRTTTGKLLRRALTA